From the genome of Pseudomonas sp. AB6, one region includes:
- the surE gene encoding 5'/3'-nucleotidase SurE yields the protein MRILISNDDGVTAPGIAALHAALADYRECVVIAPDQDKSGASSSLTLDRPLHPHTLPNGFISVNGTPTDCVHLGLNGLLESQPDMVVSGINLGANLGDDVLYSGTVAAALEGRFLKRPSFAFSLLSRQVDNLPTAAHFARLLVEAHEQLDLPPRTVLNVNIPNLPLEHIRGIQLTRLGHRSRAAAPVKVVDPRGRVGYWIAAAGDAEDGGPGTDFHAVMQGYVSITPLQLDRTYPDGFTSLNGWLEGLR from the coding sequence ATGCGTATTCTGATTTCTAACGATGATGGGGTAACTGCGCCCGGTATTGCTGCGCTTCATGCTGCGCTGGCGGACTATCGCGAGTGCGTAGTCATTGCCCCTGACCAAGACAAAAGCGGCGCAAGCAGTTCGCTGACGCTTGACCGTCCGCTTCATCCTCATACGTTGCCCAATGGCTTCATCAGCGTAAACGGGACGCCTACCGATTGTGTGCACCTTGGGCTCAATGGGTTGTTGGAGAGCCAACCGGACATGGTTGTTTCCGGGATTAATCTCGGTGCGAATCTGGGGGACGATGTGCTGTATTCCGGCACCGTGGCGGCGGCTTTGGAGGGGCGTTTTCTTAAGCGTCCATCGTTTGCATTTTCGTTGCTATCGCGTCAAGTGGATAACTTGCCGACCGCTGCGCACTTCGCACGCCTTCTGGTCGAAGCCCACGAACAGCTTGATCTGCCACCGCGCACGGTACTGAACGTCAATATTCCGAACCTACCGCTTGAACATATTCGCGGTATTCAATTGACTCGGTTAGGGCATCGTTCTCGGGCTGCGGCGCCGGTCAAGGTGGTCGATCCGCGTGGTCGCGTCGGGTATTGGATCGCCGCGGCAGGAGACGCCGAAGACGGTGGTCCGGGGACTGATTTTCATGCTGTCATGCAAGGTTATGTATCTATTACCCCGTTACAGCTGGATCGTACTTATCCGGATGGTTTTACCAGTCTCAATGGCTGGCTAGAGGGGCTGCGTTGA
- a CDS encoding protein-L-isoaspartate(D-aspartate) O-methyltransferase yields MTSQRTRERLIQRLYEEGLSNAQVLEVIRNTPRHLFVDEALAHRAYEDTALPIGHNQTISQPYMVARMSELLLAAGPLDKVLEIGTGSGYQTAVLSQLVERVFSVERIKVLQDRAKERLIELNLRNVVFRWGDGWEGWPALAPYNGIIVTAVATDVPQALLDQLAPGGRLVIPVGSGEVQQLMLIIREENGFSRHVLGAVRFVPLLNGPLA; encoded by the coding sequence ATGACCTCCCAGCGCACTCGCGAACGTTTGATCCAGCGCCTTTATGAAGAGGGGCTTTCCAACGCTCAGGTGTTGGAAGTGATCCGTAATACGCCCCGGCATCTGTTTGTCGATGAAGCGCTGGCGCACCGTGCTTATGAAGATACCGCGTTGCCCATTGGGCATAACCAGACTATTTCACAGCCCTACATGGTTGCGCGCATGAGCGAGCTGCTGTTGGCTGCGGGCCCGTTGGACAAAGTGCTTGAGATTGGCACTGGTTCTGGCTACCAGACGGCAGTGTTGTCGCAGTTAGTCGAGCGGGTATTTTCAGTCGAGCGCATCAAGGTGTTGCAGGATCGTGCGAAAGAACGACTGATCGAGCTTAACTTGCGCAACGTTGTGTTTCGTTGGGGGGACGGTTGGGAAGGCTGGCCCGCGTTGGCGCCTTACAACGGAATTATCGTGACCGCAGTCGCAACCGATGTTCCCCAAGCACTGCTCGATCAATTGGCCCCCGGCGGACGACTGGTCATTCCCGTCGGCTCTGGAGAGGTCCAGCAGTTGATGCTGATCATTCGTGAAGAAAATGGTTTTTCCCGGCATGTACTTGGTGCTGTAAGGTTCGTACCGTTGCTCAACGGTCCCCTCGCATGA
- a CDS encoding peptidoglycan DD-metalloendopeptidase family protein, producing MRLTVIQQRLSTTSIQRLVIGLVLGCLLVGCSSRSPGGAPVFDRNKAAPQRQAVTTGQYVVRRSDTLFSIAFRYGWDWKALAERNQIPAPYTIHPGQAIRFDGRSSSGPVVALPAVRSQMGASTTGSGPSGSFKTTVLSRSVGVVPVVLPLKESTPATTPIQSVGHAVSGWAWPSNGILIGKFSSNGSLNKGIDIAGDLGQPVLAASDGSVVYAGSGLRGYGELIIIKHSDTYVSAYGHNRRLLVREGEQVKVGQTIAEMGSTGTDRVKLHFEIRRQGKPVDPLEFLPHR from the coding sequence GTGCGTCTCACAGTCATTCAGCAGCGACTTTCTACAACTAGCATTCAGCGTTTGGTGATTGGCCTTGTCCTTGGTTGCTTGCTTGTTGGCTGCTCCAGTAGATCGCCGGGCGGTGCGCCGGTATTTGATCGCAATAAAGCTGCGCCTCAGCGACAGGCGGTTACAACTGGTCAATATGTAGTGCGGCGAAGCGATACGCTGTTTTCCATTGCATTTCGATACGGATGGGATTGGAAAGCGTTGGCTGAACGGAATCAGATACCAGCGCCGTACACCATCCATCCGGGCCAAGCCATTCGTTTTGATGGCCGCTCAAGCTCGGGTCCCGTTGTAGCCTTACCAGCAGTTAGATCGCAGATGGGCGCCTCCACGACAGGCTCTGGACCGTCAGGGTCGTTTAAAACGACTGTGCTTTCTCGCTCGGTTGGTGTTGTGCCGGTAGTTCTCCCGTTGAAAGAAAGCACTCCTGCGACAACACCGATTCAGTCTGTGGGGCATGCAGTGAGTGGCTGGGCATGGCCTTCTAATGGCATTCTGATTGGTAAATTTTCTTCAAACGGTAGTTTGAATAAAGGAATTGATATCGCTGGAGATTTGGGACAGCCTGTTTTAGCTGCGTCTGATGGTTCGGTTGTTTACGCCGGGAGTGGCTTGCGGGGCTACGGCGAATTAATAATCATCAAACACAGCGATACCTACGTCAGTGCTTATGGTCATAACCGTAGGCTGTTGGTTCGGGAGGGGGAGCAGGTCAAGGTCGGGCAGACAATTGCCGAGATGGGTTCAACTGGGACTGACCGGGTGAAGCTGCATTTTGAGATTCGCCGCCAGGGTAAGCCGGTAGATCCTTTGGAATTTCTGCCACACCGTTGA
- the rpoS gene encoding RNA polymerase sigma factor RpoS encodes MALNKEAPEFDIDDEVLLMEPGIVLDLSPNEEAASPPVRARAKNSTTLKQHKYIDYTRALDATQLYLNEIGFSPLLSPEEEVHFARLSQSGDPAGRKRMIESNLRLVVKIARRYVNRGLSLLDLIEEGNLGLIRAVEKFDPERGFRFSTYATWWIRQTIERAIMNQTRTIRLPIHVVKELNVYLRAARELTQKLDHEPSPEEIANLLEKPVCEVKRMLGLNERVSSVDVSLGPDSDKTLLDTLTDDRPTDPCELLQDDDLSQSIDQWLSELTDKQREVVVRRFGLRGHESSTLEDVGLEIGLTRERVRQIQVEGLKRLREILEKNGLSSESLFR; translated from the coding sequence ATGGCTCTCAACAAAGAAGCGCCGGAGTTTGACATCGATGATGAGGTACTCCTTATGGAGCCTGGCATCGTTTTGGACTTATCGCCGAACGAGGAAGCTGCGTCACCTCCCGTTCGCGCCCGAGCCAAAAACTCCACAACGCTCAAGCAGCACAAGTACATTGATTACACACGTGCGCTCGACGCTACCCAGTTGTACCTCAATGAAATAGGGTTCTCTCCCTTGCTTTCGCCCGAGGAGGAAGTTCACTTTGCGCGTTTATCGCAGAGCGGTGATCCTGCGGGGCGTAAACGAATGATTGAAAGTAATTTGCGGCTGGTGGTAAAGATTGCCAGGCGTTATGTCAATCGCGGTCTTTCATTGCTAGATCTGATTGAAGAAGGCAACCTGGGTTTGATCCGGGCAGTCGAAAAATTTGATCCAGAGCGCGGTTTTCGCTTCTCAACGTACGCGACATGGTGGATTCGTCAGACCATTGAGCGCGCCATCATGAATCAGACCCGTACGATCAGGTTACCGATTCATGTGGTTAAAGAGCTCAACGTATACCTGCGAGCCGCTCGCGAACTGACTCAAAAGCTAGATCATGAACCCTCTCCTGAAGAAATCGCAAATTTGCTCGAAAAGCCGGTATGCGAAGTCAAACGAATGCTTGGGCTTAATGAGCGGGTCTCCTCGGTGGATGTTTCGCTCGGCCCGGACTCGGATAAGACGCTGCTTGACACGCTGACCGATGACCGACCAACCGACCCTTGTGAATTGCTCCAAGACGATGATCTTTCACAAAGCATCGATCAGTGGCTTTCTGAGTTGACTGACAAGCAGCGTGAAGTCGTCGTGCGGCGTTTCGGTCTAAGAGGACATGAAAGCAGCACGCTGGAAGATGTGGGTCTTGAGATAGGTTTGACGCGAGAACGGGTCAGGCAGATTCAGGTCGAAGGGCTTAAACGTTTGCGCGAGATCCTTGAAAAAAACGGTCTGTCGAGCGAGTCTTTGTTTCGATAA
- the fdxA gene encoding ferredoxin FdxA has protein sequence MTFVVTDNCIKCKYTDCVEVCPVDCFYEGPNFLVIHPDECIDCALCEPECPAVAIFSEDEVPEDMKEFIQLNVELAEIWPNITEKKQGLPGAEDFDGVKGKLKDLER, from the coding sequence ATGACCTTCGTCGTCACCGACAACTGCATCAAGTGCAAGTACACCGACTGCGTAGAAGTGTGTCCGGTGGACTGCTTTTACGAAGGCCCGAATTTCCTGGTGATCCACCCGGATGAGTGCATCGATTGCGCACTCTGCGAGCCCGAATGCCCTGCCGTCGCCATTTTCTCAGAAGATGAAGTTCCTGAGGACATGAAGGAATTTATTCAGCTAAACGTAGAGTTAGCGGAAATCTGGCCAAATATCACCGAAAAGAAACAGGGCCTACCCGGCGCCGAAGACTTTGATGGCGTTAAAGGTAAGCTGAAGGATTTGGAACGCTAA
- the mutS gene encoding DNA mismatch repair protein MutS — protein sequence MTDLSSHTPMMQQYWRLKNQHPDQLMFYRMGDFYEIFYEDAKKASKLLDITLTARGQSAGQAIPMCGIPYHAAEGYLAKLVKLGESVVICEQIGDPATNKGPVDRQVVRIITPGTVSDEALLDERRDNLIAAVLGDERLFGLAVLDITSGNFSVLEIKGWENLLAELERVNPVELMIPDDWPQGLPAEKRRGTRRRAPWDFERDSALKALCQQFSTQDLKGFGCENLTLAIGAAGCLLGYAKETQRTALPHLRSLRHERLDDTVVLDGATRRNLELDTNLAGGRDNTLQSVVDRCQTAMGSRLLTRWLNRPLRDLAVLKARQSSIACLLERYRFEHLQPQLKEIGDIERILARIGLRNARPRDLARLRDALTALPELQIAMVELEAPHIQQLAKTTSTYPELADLLQRAVIDNPPAVIRDGGVLKTGYDAELDDLQSLSENAGQFLIDLETREKARTGLANLKVGYNRIHGYFIELPSKQAEQAPADYIRRQTLKGAERFITPELKAFEDKALSAKSRALAREKMLYEALLEDLIGHLAPLQDTAAALAELDVLNNLAERALHLDLNCPRFVDEPCMRIEQGRHPVVEQVLTTPFVANDLALDDNTRMLVITGPNMGGKSTYMRQTALIVLLAHIGSFVPAAHCELSLVDRIFTRIGSSDDLAGGRSTFMVEMSETANILHNATDRSLVLMDEVGRGTSTFDGLSLAWAAAECLAQLRAYTLFATHYFELTVLPESEPLVTNVHLNATEHNERIVFLHRVLPGPASQSYGLAVAQLAGVPAKVIMRAKEHLLRLETTSLPHEAPRAAPGKPPIPQQSDMFASLPHPVLEELSKTKIDDLTPRQALELLYSLQTRI from the coding sequence ATTACCGACCTTTCCTCGCACACCCCGATGATGCAGCAGTATTGGCGGCTGAAAAATCAGCACCCGGACCAGTTGATGTTCTATCGCATGGGCGACTTCTACGAAATATTCTACGAGGACGCGAAGAAGGCCTCGAAGCTGCTGGATATCACCCTGACGGCCCGAGGTCAGTCCGCAGGACAGGCGATTCCTATGTGTGGGATTCCCTATCACGCGGCTGAAGGGTATCTCGCCAAGCTGGTGAAGCTCGGGGAATCGGTGGTGATCTGTGAGCAGATCGGCGATCCCGCCACCAACAAAGGCCCGGTGGACCGTCAAGTCGTGCGGATCATTACCCCCGGCACGGTCAGCGATGAAGCATTGCTCGACGAGCGTCGCGACAACTTGATTGCCGCCGTGTTAGGCGATGAACGCTTGTTTGGCTTGGCAGTTCTGGACATCACCAGCGGTAATTTCAGCGTCCTTGAAATCAAGGGCTGGGAAAATCTGCTGGCTGAGTTAGAACGGGTCAATCCGGTTGAACTGATGATCCCTGACGACTGGCCACAAGGCTTGCCAGCAGAAAAGCGTCGCGGCACACGGCGTCGCGCGCCGTGGGACTTCGAACGCGACTCTGCGTTAAAAGCCCTGTGCCAACAATTTTCTACACAAGACTTGAAAGGCTTCGGCTGCGAGAACCTGACGTTGGCCATAGGTGCCGCCGGCTGCCTGCTTGGTTATGCCAAAGAAACCCAACGCACCGCCTTGCCGCACTTGCGAAGCCTGCGTCATGAGCGCTTGGACGATACCGTGGTGCTTGATGGCGCTACACGGCGCAACCTTGAACTGGATACCAACTTGGCTGGCGGCCGCGACAACACGTTGCAATCTGTCGTAGACCGCTGCCAAACCGCTATGGGCAGCCGTTTACTCACGCGCTGGTTGAATAGGCCTTTGCGGGATCTGGCGGTATTGAAAGCTCGACAAAGCTCGATTGCCTGCTTGCTCGAACGTTATCGCTTCGAACACCTGCAGCCGCAATTAAAAGAAATTGGCGACATCGAACGAATTCTCGCGCGCATTGGCCTGCGCAACGCACGTCCGCGTGACTTGGCACGTTTGCGTGATGCTCTTACCGCACTCCCCGAATTGCAAATCGCGATGGTGGAACTGGAAGCGCCTCATATCCAGCAACTGGCGAAAACCACCAGCACCTACCCTGAGTTGGCGGACCTGTTACAGCGCGCGGTGATTGATAATCCACCCGCCGTGATCCGTGACGGCGGTGTGCTGAAAACCGGTTACGACGCTGAGTTGGACGATCTGCAATCCCTCAGCGAAAACGCCGGGCAGTTTTTGATCGATCTGGAGACCCGCGAAAAGGCCCGCACGGGCTTGGCCAATTTGAAAGTCGGCTACAACCGGATTCATGGTTATTTCATCGAGCTTCCGAGCAAGCAAGCCGAGCAGGCACCAGCTGACTATATTCGCCGTCAGACCCTCAAGGGGGCGGAGCGCTTCATTACTCCGGAATTAAAGGCGTTCGAGGACAAAGCACTGTCGGCCAAGAGCCGTGCGCTGGCCCGAGAGAAAATGCTTTACGAAGCGCTGCTCGAAGACCTGATTGGCCATTTGGCGCCGTTACAGGACACCGCAGCGGCCTTGGCAGAGCTGGATGTGCTCAACAACCTGGCCGAACGTGCGCTTCATCTGGACTTGAATTGCCCGCGCTTTGTTGATGAGCCGTGCATGCGCATTGAGCAGGGTCGGCATCCGGTGGTCGAGCAAGTCCTGACGACCCCTTTCGTCGCCAACGACCTTGCGCTCGACGACAACACTCGAATGTTGGTAATCACCGGCCCCAACATGGGCGGTAAGTCGACCTACATGCGCCAGACAGCGCTGATTGTGTTGTTAGCTCACATCGGCAGCTTCGTACCGGCCGCCCATTGCGAGTTGTCCCTGGTCGATCGAATTTTTACCCGAATCGGTTCCAGCGATGATCTCGCTGGCGGACGCTCGACCTTCATGGTGGAAATGAGCGAAACCGCGAATATCTTGCATAACGCCACAGACCGCAGTTTGGTGCTGATGGACGAAGTCGGCCGCGGCACCAGCACTTTCGACGGTCTTTCGTTGGCGTGGGCTGCGGCAGAATGTCTCGCACAACTGCGTGCTTACACATTGTTCGCTACCCACTATTTTGAGCTTACAGTACTGCCGGAAAGCGAACCGCTCGTTACCAACGTGCACCTCAATGCAACGGAGCACAACGAACGCATTGTTTTCTTGCACCGGGTATTGCCTGGCCCCGCCAGTCAGAGCTATGGCTTGGCCGTAGCCCAGCTGGCCGGGGTTCCGGCGAAGGTTATCATGCGCGCCAAGGAGCACTTGCTGCGATTGGAAACGACCAGTCTGCCCCATGAGGCCCCGCGGGCAGCACCTGGAAAACCGCCGATCCCACAGCAAAGCGATATGTTCGCCAGTCTGCCGCACCCTGTCTTGGAAGAACTCTCGAAAACCAAAATCGATGATCTGACACCCCGCCAGGCGCTAGAGTTGTTGTATTCCTTACAAACTCGTATCTAA
- a CDS encoding CinA family protein, which translates to MDEITQLAAELGNRLQSLKAQVTTAESCTGGGIAEAITRIPGSSAWFEAGYVTYSNAQKIRQLNVPTELFSSVGAVSREVVEAMVSGAQAKSQAYFAVAVSGVAGPDGGSDDKPVGTVWLAWGEGTQVVSERRQFEGDRYEVRRQTVKAALEGLIRRTAR; encoded by the coding sequence GTGGATGAAATTACTCAACTTGCCGCCGAACTTGGTAATCGCCTGCAATCGCTCAAGGCTCAAGTGACCACTGCCGAGTCGTGTACCGGTGGAGGGATTGCCGAGGCCATTACTCGCATACCGGGCAGTTCAGCTTGGTTTGAAGCGGGTTATGTCACCTATTCCAATGCCCAGAAAATCCGCCAGCTGAATGTGCCGACTGAACTGTTTTCCTCGGTAGGGGCTGTCAGTCGCGAGGTGGTCGAGGCCATGGTTTCGGGGGCGCAGGCTAAAAGTCAGGCATATTTTGCGGTCGCTGTCAGCGGAGTTGCCGGTCCTGATGGCGGGTCGGACGACAAACCGGTGGGCACCGTATGGCTTGCTTGGGGTGAAGGAACACAGGTTGTTTCTGAGCGTCGCCAATTCGAAGGTGACCGCTACGAGGTTCGCCGACAAACGGTTAAGGCCGCGCTAGAAGGGCTGATCCGACGTACTGCCAGATAA
- the recA gene encoding recombinase RecA, whose product MDENKKKALAAALGQIERQFGKGAVMRMGDHDRQAIPAISTGSLGLDIALGIGGLPKGRIVEIYGPESSGKTTLTLSVIAQAQKMGATCAFVDAEHALDPEYAGKLGVNVDDLLVSQPDTGEQALEITDMLVRSNAIDVIVIDSVAALVPKAEIEGEMGDMHVGLQARLMSQALRKITGNIKNANCLVIFINQIRMKIGVMFGSPETTTGGNALKFYASVRLDIRRTGAVKEGDEVVGSETRVKVVKNKVAPPFRQAEFQILYGKGIYLNGEIIDLAVLHGFVEKSGAWYSYQGSKIGQGKANSAKFLADNPEVGATLEKLIRDKLLTPGVDTKAVSSRVPADDLAEADVDI is encoded by the coding sequence ATGGACGAGAACAAGAAGAAAGCCTTGGCTGCGGCCTTGGGTCAGATCGAGCGTCAATTCGGCAAAGGTGCCGTAATGCGCATGGGCGACCATGACCGCCAGGCGATTCCTGCTATCTCCACCGGTTCTCTGGGTCTTGATATCGCACTGGGCATTGGTGGCCTGCCAAAAGGTCGGATCGTTGAAATCTACGGTCCAGAGTCTTCGGGTAAAACCACGCTGACGCTTTCGGTTATTGCTCAGGCTCAGAAAATGGGCGCTACCTGTGCATTCGTCGATGCCGAACACGCGCTGGACCCTGAATACGCTGGCAAATTGGGCGTCAATGTTGACGACCTGCTGGTTTCGCAACCGGATACTGGTGAGCAAGCGCTGGAAATCACCGACATGTTGGTGCGTTCCAACGCCATTGACGTCATCGTGATCGACTCCGTGGCCGCACTGGTGCCTAAAGCCGAAATCGAAGGCGAAATGGGTGATATGCACGTTGGTCTACAGGCACGCTTGATGTCTCAGGCGCTGCGAAAAATCACCGGCAACATCAAAAACGCAAACTGTCTGGTTATTTTCATCAACCAGATTCGGATGAAAATCGGGGTCATGTTTGGCAGTCCGGAAACCACTACCGGCGGTAACGCACTGAAGTTCTACGCTTCTGTCCGTCTGGATATCCGCCGTACTGGCGCGGTAAAAGAAGGCGATGAAGTCGTCGGCAGTGAAACCCGCGTCAAGGTCGTGAAAAACAAGGTGGCTCCACCGTTCCGTCAGGCAGAGTTCCAGATTCTCTACGGTAAGGGTATTTACCTTAACGGCGAAATCATTGATTTGGCGGTGCTTCACGGTTTCGTCGAAAAATCCGGTGCCTGGTACAGCTATCAGGGCAGTAAGATCGGTCAGGGTAAGGCCAACTCGGCCAAGTTCTTGGCAGACAACCCGGAAGTAGGCGCAACGCTGGAGAAACTGATCCGTGACAAGTTGCTGACACCGGGCGTTGACACAAAAGCAGTAAGCTCCCGAGTGCCTGCTGACGATTTGGCTGAAGCTGACGTCGATATCTGA
- the recX gene encoding recombination regulator RecX, with protein sequence MAVVLDTPLAIRRTAMDLLARREHGRVELTRKLRQRGAPLELIDPALDRLTEEGLLSESRYLESFVSYRARSGYGPLRIREELGQRGLQRADIEQALKECGFDWKEKLQETWERKFSGQMPRDMRERAQQGRFLSYRGYPLDLIGRLLSGRHDDD encoded by the coding sequence ATGGCTGTAGTGCTTGATACGCCTCTCGCCATTCGGCGTACTGCAATGGACCTGCTCGCACGTCGCGAGCATGGCCGGGTCGAGCTGACGCGCAAGTTGCGTCAGCGAGGCGCACCTCTTGAATTAATCGACCCAGCCCTTGACCGTCTTACGGAAGAAGGATTGCTGTCCGAATCTCGCTATCTCGAAAGTTTCGTCTCCTACCGTGCTCGCTCGGGCTATGGTCCTTTGCGTATACGCGAAGAACTGGGCCAGCGCGGCTTGCAGCGCGCGGACATAGAACAAGCATTGAAAGAATGTGGTTTTGACTGGAAAGAAAAACTGCAAGAAACCTGGGAACGCAAGTTTTCCGGGCAAATGCCAAGAGACATGCGCGAGCGTGCTCAGCAAGGCCGCTTTCTAAGCTACCGAGGTTACCCGCTGGATTTGATCGGCCGCTTGTTGAGCGGCCGGCATGACGATGATTAA